The following are from one region of the Mustela lutreola isolate mMusLut2 chromosome 9, mMusLut2.pri, whole genome shotgun sequence genome:
- the LOC131807666 gene encoding bactericidal permeability-increasing protein-like — MAREPDSALRWAGLLVLSTLSTAVIATTNPGVVARITQKGLDYACQQGVAVLQKELEKIKIPEFSGSFKVKHLGKGHYRFYSMVIRGFQLPSSHIKLVPEKGLDLSISNANIKISGKWKARKKFIKTSGNFDLSVEGISISAGLQLGFDPSSGLPTATCSSCSNQINAVHVHISGSKLGWLIQLFHKKIESSIRKTMESKICQVVTSSVSSKLQSYLKTLRVTTKIDKVAGINYSLVAPPTITADNLDGQLKGEFFNVAHPSPPPFAPPVLAFPADRNRMVYLGLSDYFFNTAGFVYQQAGALHLTITDNMIPKGSKFRLTTTFFGVLIPQVAKMFPNMTMQLNIGAPSPPYLTVLPTGLVFTPILETQAFAVLPNSSLAPLFELQLSTNFSVEVGTTPDRLIGKLRLNRLLLELKHSDVGPFSVTELQAVMNYLLPTIVIPKVNERLLEGFPLPLPADIQLSNLVLQTHQNFLLFGADVHYG; from the exons ATGGCCAGAGAGCCTGACAGCGCGCTGAGGTGGGCAGGCTTGCTGGTGTTGAGCACCCTGAGCACAGCTGTGATCGCGACCACCAACCCTGGCGTCGTGGCCAGGATCACCCAGAAAGGCCTGGACTACG CCTGCCAGCAAGGAGTGGCCGTGCTgcagaaggagctggagaagatCAAGATACCCGAGTTCTCAGGAAGCTTCAAGGTCAAGCATCTTGGGAAAGGGCATTATAGATTCTACAG CATGGTTATTCGTGGATTCCAGCTTCCTAGTTCGCACATAAAACTAGTGCCCGAAAAGGGCCTTGATCTCTCCATCAGTAATGCCAATATCAAGATCAGTGGAAAATGGAAGGCACGAAAGAAATTCAT CAAAACCAGCGGCAACTTTGACCTGAGTGTGGAGGGCATCTCCATTTCGGCTGGTCTGCAGCTGGGCTTTGACCCCTCCTCGGGCCTCCCCACTGCCACCTGTTCCAGCTGCAGCAACCAGATCAACGCTGTCCATGTGCACATCTCAGGCAGCAAGCTGGG GTGGCTGATCCAACTCTTCCACAAAAAAATTGAGTCTTCAATCCGAAAGACCATGGAGAGCAAG ATCTGCCAGGTGGTGACCAGTTCTGTGTCCTCCAAGCTGCAGTCCTATTTAAAGACCCTGCGAG TGACAACCAAAATAGATAAGGTCGCTGGGATCAATTACTCACTGGTGGCCCCTCCGACAATCACAGCTGACAACCTGGATGGGCAGCTAAAG GGGGAGTTTTTCAATGtggcccaccccagcccccctcccttcGCCCCGCCGGTGCTGGCCTTTCCAGCTGACCGCAACCGCATGGTGTACCTGGGGCTCTCCGACTACTTCTTCAACACAGCGGGATTCGTGTACCAACAGGCAGGGGCCCTACACCTGACCATCACGGACAACATG ATACCAAAGGGATCCAAATTCCGACTGACAACCACATTTTTTGGAGTCCTCATACCCCAG GTGGCCAAGATGTTCCCCAACATGACCATGCAGCTCAACATTGGGGCCCCGTCCCCACCGTACCTCACCGTGCTCCCTACTGGCCTTGTCTTCACCCCTATCCTGGAGACCCAGGCTTTTGCTGTGCTCCCCAACTCCTCCTTGGCTCCTCTCTTCGAGCTTCAGCTG AGCACAAACTTTTCCGTGGAGGTCGGCACCACGCCTGACAGGCTTATCGGAAAGCTCAGGCTGAACAG GCTGCTCCTAGAACTGAAGCACTCAGACGTCGGCCCCTTCTCG GTCACGGAGCTGCAGGCTGTCATGAATTATCTTCTGCCCACGATTGTGATTCCCAAGGTTAACG AGCGGCTGCTGGAAGgcttccctctcccgctgcccgcTGACATCCAGCTCTCCAACCTGGTGCTTCAAACCCACCAG AATTTCCTGCTGTTTGGTGCAGATGTTCACTACGGGTGA